One window from the genome of Pandoraea fibrosis encodes:
- a CDS encoding hydantoinase/carbamoylase family amidase produces MELNALAPLAEQLFTDLRRLGDDGVGITRDSYGEGENAAAVYLTEWAGHQGLTVTRDRAANLVFTLPDDTGDAPATWIGSHLDSVPQGGNYDGLAGIVAGLLCLVEQRRCQRVTATPVRVLALRGEESAWFGKAYMGSSALFGKLNDADLAMPHRTHGRTLAACMAEAGADIDAIRDGVTLFDTSRAKTWLELHIEQGPVMIARHMPVAIVPGIRGNVRHNRVSCVGEAGHSGAVPRWLRHDAMFAVADLITRLDEHWRALLERGIDLVVTTGIVGTDPAEHAISRIPGKVDFSLEVRSQSSDTLDVFYELMRTECRAIERDRGVQFVFDRRLASPPAIMDAHVSSLLVDACRTLDLPQERVPSGAGHDAAIFANAGIPSGMVFVRNANGSHNPHESMDLDDFMRGVQVLDAVTHRL; encoded by the coding sequence ATGGAACTGAACGCGCTGGCCCCATTGGCCGAGCAACTCTTCACCGACCTGCGCCGTCTTGGCGACGATGGCGTCGGCATCACCCGCGACAGCTACGGCGAGGGCGAGAATGCCGCCGCCGTGTATCTGACGGAGTGGGCCGGACACCAGGGACTGACGGTCACACGCGACCGCGCCGCCAATCTGGTCTTCACCCTGCCCGACGACACCGGCGACGCGCCCGCCACGTGGATCGGCTCGCACCTCGACTCGGTCCCGCAAGGCGGCAACTACGACGGTCTTGCCGGCATCGTGGCCGGTCTGTTGTGTCTCGTCGAACAACGACGCTGCCAGCGAGTCACGGCCACACCGGTGCGCGTGCTCGCCTTGCGCGGCGAGGAAAGCGCGTGGTTCGGCAAAGCGTACATGGGATCGAGCGCGCTATTCGGCAAGCTGAACGATGCCGATCTGGCCATGCCCCACCGCACGCACGGCCGCACGCTCGCAGCATGCATGGCCGAGGCCGGCGCCGATATCGACGCGATTCGCGACGGCGTCACGCTGTTCGACACCTCACGGGCCAAGACGTGGCTGGAACTGCACATCGAACAGGGCCCGGTGATGATCGCGCGCCACATGCCCGTGGCCATCGTGCCCGGCATTCGCGGCAATGTGCGGCATAACCGCGTGTCTTGCGTAGGTGAAGCGGGCCACTCGGGCGCCGTGCCGCGATGGCTACGCCACGACGCCATGTTCGCGGTGGCCGATCTCATCACGCGACTCGACGAGCACTGGCGCGCCCTGCTCGAGCGCGGCATCGATCTGGTCGTGACGACCGGTATCGTCGGCACCGATCCCGCCGAACACGCGATTTCGCGCATTCCCGGCAAGGTGGATTTCAGTCTGGAAGTGCGAAGCCAGAGTTCGGATACGCTCGACGTGTTCTACGAGTTGATGCGTACCGAGTGTCGTGCGATCGAACGCGATCGCGGTGTGCAGTTCGTGTTCGATCGTCGTCTGGCGTCCCCGCCCGCGATCATGGACGCGCATGTGTCGTCGCTGCTGGTCGACGCCTGCCGCACGCTCGATCTGCCGCAGGAACGTGTGCCGAGTGGTGCGGGTCACGACGCCGCCATTTTCGCCAACGCCGGGATTCCCAGCGGTATGGTGTTCGTGCGCAATGCCAACGGCTCGCACAATCCGCACGAAAGCATGGATCTCGACGACTTCATGCGCGGCGTACAGGTACTGGACGCCGTCACGCATCGGCTCTGA
- a CDS encoding MFS transporter — protein sequence MEANLNTPSAQHAGATSDEIVTPYAWKALAGSAIGYAMDGFDLLILGFMLPAITAGLQLSAGQAGALVTWTLIGAVAGGILFGALSDRYGRVRMLTWTILLFAVFTGLCAFAQGFWDLLVYRTIAGIGLGGEFGIGMALAAEAWPAAKRARVSSYVALGWQTGVLAAALLTPLLLMHIGWRGMFLVGVLPALVAWVLRNKLHEPEVFVRRTGKSATSERSSNAFRLLVKDARTTRVSLGIVILCSVQNFGYYGIMIWLPTFLSQKLGFSLTKSGLWTAATVIGMMIGVWAFGQLADRIGRRPTFLLYQAGAVVMVIVYAQLTDPTVMLFAGALMGMFVNGMVGGYGTLMSEAYPTAARATAQNVLWNIGRAIGGLGPVVVGALAARYSFQIAIALLASLYVLDMLATRFLIPELKGVELE from the coding sequence ATGGAAGCCAACCTGAATACACCGAGTGCGCAACACGCGGGCGCTACGTCCGACGAGATCGTCACCCCTTACGCCTGGAAGGCGCTCGCGGGCTCTGCCATCGGCTATGCGATGGATGGTTTCGATCTGTTGATTCTCGGCTTCATGCTGCCGGCGATTACGGCCGGGCTGCAACTCTCGGCCGGACAGGCCGGCGCGCTCGTGACGTGGACGCTGATCGGTGCCGTCGCGGGTGGCATTCTGTTCGGCGCGCTCTCGGACCGCTACGGCCGGGTGCGCATGCTCACCTGGACGATCCTGCTGTTCGCCGTGTTCACCGGCCTGTGTGCGTTTGCGCAAGGCTTTTGGGACTTGCTCGTGTACCGCACGATTGCGGGCATCGGACTGGGTGGCGAATTCGGCATCGGCATGGCGCTGGCCGCCGAAGCGTGGCCTGCGGCCAAACGCGCCCGTGTCTCGTCGTATGTCGCACTCGGCTGGCAGACGGGAGTCCTCGCCGCAGCGTTGCTGACACCGTTGTTGCTGATGCATATCGGCTGGCGCGGCATGTTCCTCGTGGGCGTACTGCCCGCCCTCGTCGCCTGGGTGCTGCGCAACAAGCTGCACGAGCCTGAAGTGTTCGTGCGGCGCACTGGCAAAAGCGCGACGTCGGAGCGCAGCAGCAACGCCTTCCGTCTGCTCGTGAAAGACGCCCGCACCACGCGCGTGAGTCTGGGCATCGTGATTCTCTGCTCGGTGCAGAACTTCGGCTACTACGGGATCATGATCTGGCTGCCGACGTTCCTCTCGCAGAAGCTCGGCTTCTCGCTCACGAAGTCCGGCCTTTGGACCGCGGCCACCGTGATCGGCATGATGATCGGCGTGTGGGCTTTCGGACAACTGGCCGACCGCATCGGACGCCGTCCCACGTTCCTGCTGTATCAGGCCGGCGCTGTGGTCATGGTGATCGTCTACGCCCAGTTGACGGACCCGACGGTCATGCTCTTCGCCGGCGCGCTGATGGGCATGTTCGTGAACGGGATGGTCGGCGGCTACGGCACGCTGATGTCCGAGGCCTACCCGACCGCCGCCCGCGCCACCGCGCAGAACGTCTTGTGGAACATCGGACGCGCCATCGGCGGGCTGGGGCCGGTCGTCGTGGGTGCATTGGCTGCCCGCTACTCGTTCCAGATTGCCATTGCATTGCTCGCGAGCCTGTATGTGCTCGACATGCTCGCGACGCGCTTCCTGATCCCCGAACTCAAAGGCGTTGAACTCGAATAA
- a CDS encoding dihydroorotate dehydrogenase, translating to MADLSVRIGSLTLRNPVMPASGCFAVEYAEALDLTRLGALVIKSVSPATRAGNPTPRVAETASGMLNSIGIPSKGLDAYRRDVLPAYTRFDTPVVVSVSADTAESFGDACATLSLPEVAAIEANISCPNLEADGMAFAMLPESTYKAVSAIRRRTSHPLWVKLTPNAGQIALIAKAAEDAGADAIVMGNTVLGMAIDVRTRKPKLGNVMGGLSGPAIKPLAIRLVHQCHRAVRIPIIGCGGIETADDAIEFMLAGASAVQVGTASFRDPAVMGHIVDGLTAYCDAQAVERLSTLTGAVALDAQLTDRWLRFAQQSG from the coding sequence TTGGCTGATCTCTCGGTACGCATCGGATCGCTTACGCTGCGCAACCCTGTCATGCCAGCCTCGGGCTGCTTCGCGGTCGAATACGCCGAAGCGCTGGATCTGACCCGGCTCGGTGCGCTCGTCATCAAGAGCGTCTCGCCCGCCACTCGTGCGGGCAACCCGACACCGCGCGTGGCCGAAACCGCCAGCGGCATGCTCAATTCCATCGGTATTCCCAGCAAGGGGCTCGACGCCTACCGGCGCGACGTTCTGCCCGCCTATACTCGCTTCGACACCCCTGTCGTGGTATCCGTGTCGGCCGACACCGCGGAGTCTTTCGGAGACGCCTGCGCAACGCTGTCGCTGCCGGAAGTCGCGGCCATCGAGGCGAACATTTCCTGCCCGAACCTCGAGGCGGACGGCATGGCCTTCGCGATGTTGCCCGAGAGCACTTACAAGGCGGTGAGCGCCATTCGCCGCCGGACCTCGCATCCGTTATGGGTAAAGCTCACCCCGAACGCCGGCCAGATTGCACTGATCGCCAAAGCTGCAGAAGACGCAGGGGCCGACGCCATCGTCATGGGCAACACCGTACTGGGCATGGCCATCGACGTGCGCACGCGCAAGCCCAAGCTCGGCAATGTGATGGGCGGACTCTCGGGCCCGGCGATCAAGCCGCTCGCGATCCGGCTCGTGCACCAGTGCCATCGCGCGGTGCGCATTCCGATCATCGGTTGCGGCGGCATCGAAACGGCAGACGACGCCATCGAGTTCATGCTCGCAGGCGCCTCGGCCGTGCAAGTCGGCACGGCGTCGTTCCGCGATCCGGCCGTGATGGGACACATCGTCGATGGACTGACCGCGTATTGCGATGCGCAGGCCGTCGAACGCCTCTCGACGCTCACGGGCGCTGTCGCGCTCGACGCCCAACTGACCGACCGCTGGCTGCGCTTCGCCCAGCAATCCGGCTGA
- a CDS encoding dihydroorotate dehydrogenase electron transfer subunit has protein sequence MCRTPTVATHRCRILTHHAVNARYRYLRLQADAPIALTTQPGQFYQLKCPVTHSDAPFLLRPMSVYGTGPEPDTIEFLYNVTGVGTRALATLPEGATLDIVGPLGNTFTLNTQSSQWQRVMLVARGVGLATMAPLVQRAAAAGLKLTVVMSARSEADLMRDEFLRSPQARALADVHCVFDTDGSSAVDALEPRIRALLDAASHDAVYTCGSHRLLMLLQRVLHAHPQITAEVAMEQRMACGMGVCLSCVRLFDRDGDKQFLRVCREGPVFPIRDVVGEVDFG, from the coding sequence ATGTGCCGCACGCCGACGGTCGCAACGCATCGCTGCCGTATCCTCACGCATCATGCGGTCAATGCGCGTTACCGCTACCTGCGATTGCAGGCCGATGCCCCCATCGCCCTCACCACGCAGCCCGGCCAGTTCTACCAGTTGAAGTGCCCGGTCACGCACAGCGACGCGCCCTTCCTGCTGCGCCCGATGAGCGTGTACGGCACCGGCCCCGAGCCGGACACCATCGAGTTTCTTTACAACGTCACGGGCGTTGGCACGCGTGCGCTGGCGACCCTGCCGGAAGGGGCAACGCTCGATATCGTCGGCCCGCTCGGCAATACGTTCACACTGAACACGCAGTCGTCGCAGTGGCAACGTGTGATGCTGGTTGCGCGCGGCGTCGGTCTGGCGACGATGGCGCCGCTCGTGCAACGGGCCGCGGCCGCCGGGCTGAAGCTGACGGTCGTGATGTCGGCGCGCAGCGAAGCCGATCTGATGCGCGACGAATTCCTGCGCTCGCCGCAAGCCCGCGCACTGGCCGACGTGCATTGCGTGTTCGACACCGACGGCTCGTCGGCCGTCGATGCGCTTGAGCCGCGCATACGCGCCCTGCTCGACGCCGCGTCCCACGACGCGGTCTACACCTGCGGCTCGCATCGTCTGCTGATGCTGCTTCAGCGTGTGCTGCACGCTCACCCGCAGATCACCGCCGAAGTCGCCATGGAGCAACGCATGGCGTGCGGCATGGGCGTCTGCCTGTCGTGCGTGCGCCTGTTCGATCGCGACGGCGACAAGCAATTCCTGCGCGTGTGCCGCGAGGGCCCGGTGTTTCCGATTCGCGACGTCGTCGGGGAGGTGGATTTTGGCTGA
- a CDS encoding helix-turn-helix domain-containing protein, producing the protein MNRAATTSRAPRGARFNFRAIGERLRAYRLAAELRSEDVAEQLDISRAAIYKLERGEIVKIDTLERLAALLGVSLANLLGVEVEYHDSAVSYFERMRQLESRSERIVAHFDPISFLLTSEDYDVWLRHMLDESIPPTLADRHWANTIDRVLGILQERKSSFSRQRLAVTSLIGLRQIEQFLHHGLVGRLGLPPGVQLERKMAARREVARIVEFLEADTTGVQIGIVSDNMPNETFQIFEAQGEAYVAVSPFRLGELPNLRTGIATITTSPDGVGMYRAMIDRLWADSAKGKEGAALLGQLLARF; encoded by the coding sequence TTGAATCGAGCAGCGACGACATCCCGGGCGCCGAGAGGTGCGCGTTTCAATTTCCGAGCCATTGGCGAGCGTTTGCGCGCCTACCGGCTGGCGGCGGAGTTACGTAGCGAGGATGTGGCGGAGCAACTCGATATCTCGCGCGCGGCCATCTATAAGCTGGAGCGTGGCGAGATCGTCAAGATCGATACGCTTGAGCGGCTCGCGGCGCTGCTGGGGGTGTCGCTGGCGAACCTGCTGGGCGTGGAAGTCGAATATCACGACTCGGCGGTGAGCTACTTCGAGCGGATGCGTCAACTGGAGAGCCGTTCCGAGCGCATCGTCGCGCACTTCGACCCGATTTCGTTTCTGCTCACATCCGAAGACTACGACGTGTGGCTGCGTCACATGCTCGACGAGAGCATTCCGCCCACCCTCGCCGACCGCCATTGGGCGAACACGATCGATCGCGTGCTGGGCATTCTGCAAGAGCGCAAATCGAGCTTCTCGCGTCAGCGGCTCGCGGTGACGAGCCTGATCGGGTTGCGCCAGATCGAGCAGTTCCTGCATCACGGGCTCGTGGGGCGGCTCGGATTGCCACCGGGGGTGCAACTTGAGCGCAAGATGGCGGCACGTCGCGAAGTCGCGCGCATTGTCGAGTTCCTCGAAGCCGACACGACCGGTGTGCAGATCGGGATCGTGAGCGACAACATGCCCAACGAGACATTCCAGATCTTCGAAGCGCAGGGCGAGGCCTATGTCGCCGTCTCGCCGTTCCGTCTGGGGGAGTTGCCGAACCTGCGTACCGGCATCGCCACCATCACCACATCGCCAGACGGCGTCGGTATGTACCGCGCCATGATCGATCGCCTGTGGGCCGATTCGGCCAAGGGCAAGGAAGGCGCCGCGCTGTTAGGGCAACTGCTCGCGCGATTCTGA
- a CDS encoding M20 family metallopeptidase gives MTDTVTPTQPSLDTAALREFVERKWNDEILHALTDYIAVPAKSPGFDADWARNGYIDRVVRDAAQWAERQPVKGLRLEVIRLEGRTPVIFFEAPATRSGSTETIVLYGHLDKQPEFDGWRKDLGPWTPKFEDGKLYGRGGADDGYAIYASVTALAALDAQGVERPRCVGLIETCEESGSYDLLPYVDALRERLGRVGLVVCLDSGAGNYDQLWLTTSLRGLISGSLEVQVLDEGIHSGGYGGIAPSSFRIMRQLFERLEDAGTGNVLPQGFHTPIPLQRLKEAEATAHILGDDVWKKMPWACGQDGLSVLPTTTDPKEALLNSTWRPSLSVTGAAGLPALADAGNVLRPRTAFKLSLRLPPLVDAAAAVAELKSLLELDPPYNAKVTFKSDAGAASGWNAPDVAPWLTSALNTASQRHYGADVAYIGQGGTIPLMNTLQAGFPTAQFMVCGVLGPKSNAHGPNEFLHVPYAKKLTAAVAEVIALAP, from the coding sequence ATGACCGACACCGTCACCCCGACTCAGCCGTCGCTCGACACGGCGGCATTGCGTGAGTTCGTCGAACGAAAATGGAACGACGAAATCCTGCATGCACTGACCGACTACATTGCGGTGCCCGCCAAGAGCCCCGGCTTCGACGCCGATTGGGCGCGCAACGGCTATATCGATCGCGTGGTGCGCGATGCCGCTCAATGGGCGGAGCGTCAGCCGGTCAAGGGGCTGAGACTCGAAGTGATCCGTCTGGAAGGCCGCACACCGGTGATCTTCTTCGAGGCGCCGGCCACGCGTTCGGGCAGCACGGAAACGATCGTGCTCTATGGCCATCTCGACAAGCAGCCCGAATTCGACGGATGGCGCAAGGACCTCGGCCCGTGGACGCCCAAGTTCGAAGACGGCAAGCTCTATGGCCGTGGGGGCGCGGACGACGGTTACGCCATCTACGCCAGTGTCACGGCACTCGCGGCACTCGACGCACAGGGCGTGGAGCGCCCGCGCTGCGTGGGCCTGATCGAGACATGCGAAGAGTCGGGCAGCTACGATCTGCTGCCGTATGTCGACGCATTGCGTGAGCGTCTGGGCCGTGTCGGTCTGGTTGTCTGCCTCGATTCGGGGGCGGGCAACTACGATCAGTTGTGGCTGACGACTTCGCTGCGCGGCCTGATCTCGGGCAGCCTCGAAGTGCAGGTGCTCGACGAAGGTATCCACTCGGGCGGCTATGGCGGCATTGCGCCGTCGAGCTTCCGCATCATGCGACAGTTGTTCGAGCGACTGGAAGATGCCGGCACGGGCAACGTGTTACCGCAGGGCTTTCATACCCCGATCCCGTTGCAGCGTCTGAAGGAGGCGGAAGCCACCGCCCATATCCTTGGCGACGACGTCTGGAAAAAGATGCCGTGGGCCTGCGGTCAGGACGGCCTGTCGGTGCTGCCGACCACGACCGATCCGAAGGAAGCGTTGCTCAACTCGACGTGGCGCCCGTCGTTGTCGGTCACGGGGGCGGCCGGTCTGCCCGCGTTGGCCGACGCCGGCAACGTCCTGCGACCGCGCACGGCGTTCAAGCTGTCGCTGCGTCTGCCGCCGCTCGTCGACGCCGCCGCCGCGGTGGCCGAACTCAAGTCGTTGCTCGAACTCGATCCGCCGTACAACGCCAAGGTGACGTTCAAGTCCGACGCGGGCGCAGCCTCCGGCTGGAACGCCCCTGACGTTGCGCCCTGGCTCACGTCCGCGCTGAATACGGCCTCGCAACGACACTACGGCGCAGACGTGGCGTATATCGGACAGGGCGGTACGATCCCGTTGATGAACACGCTGCAAGCCGGCTTCCCGACGGCGCAGTTCATGGTATGCGGTGTGCTGGGTCCGAAGTCGAACGCGCACGGTCCGAACGAATTCCTGCATGTACCCTATGCGAAGAAGCTGACCGCTGCGGTTGCCGAAGTGATTGCGTTGGCGCCGTAA
- a CDS encoding gluconate 2-dehydrogenase subunit 3 family protein produces MSQDKEPRRRFLRQVLAIVPATTLATGATLTQSACSSDKPAAPAASTTPYEPKYFTADEWRFVNAAVDRLIPADDLGPGALQADVPQFIDRQMETPFGHGKLWYMQGPFHPDQPPEMGYQLSLVPRDIYRHGIAACDAYCKKQYNKAFADLDHATQETVLGDLEHAKIEFDSVPARTFFSYLLANTKEGFLSDPIHGGNKDMVGWKLVGFPGARADYMDWVDQPNVKYPYGPVSISGKRG; encoded by the coding sequence ATGTCACAGGACAAGGAACCGCGCCGGCGCTTTCTGCGCCAGGTGCTGGCGATCGTGCCTGCCACGACTCTCGCCACCGGTGCGACGCTTACGCAGTCCGCCTGTAGCAGCGATAAACCCGCTGCCCCCGCTGCTTCGACCACTCCCTACGAGCCCAAGTACTTTACTGCCGACGAATGGCGTTTCGTGAACGCTGCCGTCGACCGTCTGATTCCCGCCGACGATCTTGGTCCGGGTGCGCTGCAAGCCGATGTGCCGCAGTTCATCGACCGTCAGATGGAGACCCCTTTCGGGCACGGCAAGCTCTGGTACATGCAGGGGCCGTTCCATCCCGATCAGCCGCCCGAGATGGGCTACCAGTTGAGCCTCGTGCCACGTGACATCTACCGTCACGGCATTGCGGCATGCGACGCGTACTGCAAGAAGCAGTACAACAAGGCGTTCGCCGACCTCGATCACGCGACGCAGGAAACCGTGCTGGGCGATCTCGAACACGCAAAGATCGAGTTCGACAGCGTGCCTGCGCGCACATTCTTCTCCTATTTGCTGGCCAACACGAAGGAAGGGTTCCTCTCGGACCCGATTCACGGTGGCAACAAGGACATGGTCGGCTGGAAGCTGGTCGGCTTCCCCGGCGCTCGCGCCGACTATATGGACTGGGTGGACCAGCCCAACGTCAAGTACCCGTATGGGCCCGTGTCGATTTCCGGAAAACGGGGCTAA
- a CDS encoding porin, giving the protein MMKTWHKVAGAAALSAATLATTAHAQSSVSFYGLADAYVGSVKNPGGNAAVVQQGGGMTTSYWGLAGTEDLGGGNSALFVLESYFQPNNGTYGRFAGDSFFSRNAYVGLSNAMGTLRLGRITTPLYLATIQFNPFNNSYTFSPMIFHTYKGLGTQGVVGDSAWNNAIAYTSPTYAGMAGTLLYATGNSPTDHSAKKWAAAFTYANGPFAAAVNYQYVNFSATPGDFGSQLPGVTGLTNQNTAQLGLSYDFAVVKVFAQYMLVASQAASGNFHANTGQLGASVPLGRGSVLASVAYTGSNGSGDNQRRTTWALGYDYPLSKRTDIYAAYKYDHMSDMSTGQTYGAGLRMKF; this is encoded by the coding sequence ATGATGAAAACCTGGCACAAGGTGGCTGGCGCCGCCGCACTGAGCGCCGCAACGCTCGCAACCACGGCTCACGCACAATCGAGCGTGAGCTTCTACGGCCTCGCCGATGCCTACGTCGGCTCGGTGAAGAACCCCGGCGGCAACGCTGCCGTCGTGCAGCAAGGCGGCGGCATGACCACGTCGTACTGGGGGCTGGCCGGCACCGAAGATCTGGGCGGCGGCAACAGCGCGCTGTTCGTGCTGGAAAGCTACTTCCAACCGAACAACGGCACCTATGGGCGCTTCGCCGGCGACAGCTTCTTCTCGCGCAATGCCTACGTCGGTCTGTCCAACGCCATGGGCACCTTGCGTCTGGGGCGCATCACCACCCCGCTCTATCTCGCGACGATCCAGTTCAACCCGTTCAACAACTCGTACACCTTCTCGCCGATGATTTTCCACACCTACAAGGGTCTGGGAACGCAAGGCGTGGTGGGTGACTCGGCATGGAACAACGCGATCGCCTACACGTCACCGACATACGCCGGCATGGCGGGCACACTGCTGTATGCGACCGGCAACAGCCCAACCGACCATAGCGCGAAGAAATGGGCCGCAGCGTTCACGTACGCCAACGGCCCGTTCGCCGCCGCCGTGAACTATCAGTACGTGAATTTCAGCGCGACGCCCGGAGATTTCGGCTCGCAATTGCCGGGCGTCACCGGGCTGACCAACCAGAACACGGCACAGCTCGGCCTGTCCTACGACTTCGCCGTGGTGAAGGTCTTCGCCCAGTACATGCTCGTCGCGAGTCAGGCCGCGAGCGGCAACTTCCACGCCAATACGGGACAGTTGGGGGCCTCGGTGCCGCTCGGCCGTGGCAGCGTGCTCGCCTCGGTAGCCTACACCGGCTCGAACGGCTCGGGCGATAACCAGCGTCGCACCACCTGGGCGCTCGGCTACGACTACCCGCTGTCCAAGCGAACGGATATCTACGCCGCGTACAAGTACGACCACATGAGCGATATGTCGACCGGCCAGACCTACGGTGCCGGCCTGCGCATGAAGTTCTAA